One Bombina bombina isolate aBomBom1 chromosome 5, aBomBom1.pri, whole genome shotgun sequence DNA segment encodes these proteins:
- the LOC128659186 gene encoding gastrula zinc finger protein XlCGF26.1-like — protein MNSYVLDKHLNSSCPFITTRSIRMIPQTPKILDTNDYSQTLGISQQIFKEDSELAGTGHQSLCTESNLVIKQEDNIYALSSEMIIPEDKPHIFNEYSKHFKEGKSLKSSKIIHTNKKPFKCTECEKSFTCNLHLLEHHTVHTVVKPHTCTECGRCFKSKGSLKYHGKTHTGAKPFTCNECGKCFTSKGNLISHEMTHTGEKPFTCNECGKCFTVKSLLKTHERIHTGEKPFICTECGKCFTLKTTLKTHERIHTGEKPFTCTECGRCFTSKGSLMYHEKTHTEEKPFTCNECGKCFTSKGSLISHEKTHTGEKPFTCNECGKCFTSKGSLISHEKTHTGEKPFTCNECGRCFAEKRSLKTHERIHTGEKPFTCTECGRSFTQINNLKTHERIHPGQKTFTCAECGRCFTSKGALMYHKKTHTGEKPFTCNECGRCFTSKGSLISHEKTHTGVKPFTCNECGRCFTSKANLISHEKTHTGEKPFTCNECERCFTSKGSLMYHKKTHTGEKPFTCNECGRHFTFKVNLISHEKTHTGEKPFTCNECERCFTSKGALMYHKKTHTGEKPFTCNECGRCFTSKGNLISHEKTHTGEKPFTCNECGKRFTEKRNLKTHERIHTGEKPFTCTECGRSFTEISHLKTHERIHTG, from the exons atgaactcatatgtgttag aCAAACACTTGAATAGTTCATGTCCATTCATCACTACcagaagcatcagaatgataccacaaactccaaaaatcttagacaccaatgactattcacaaacattggggatatcacagcagatatttaaagaagatagtgaattggcaggaactgggcaccaatcattatgtacagagagtaatttagtcatcaaacaagaggacaacatttatgccttatctagtgaaatgattatcccagaggataaaccacacatatTTAATGAGTACTCAAAACATTTCaaagaagggaaaagtcttaaGTCTAGCAAAATAattcatacaaataagaaaccattcaaatgtacagaatgtgagaaaagcttcacATGTAATTTGCATCTCCTTGAACACCACACAGTTCACACAGTTGTGAAACCTCACACGTGTACAGAATGTGGGAGATGTTTCAAATCTAAAGGGAGCCTTAAGTATCATGGAAAGACCCACACAGGGgcaaaacctttcacatgtaatgagtgtgggaaatgtttcacatccaagggaaatctcatatctcatgaaatgacccacacaggggagaaacctttcacatgtaatgagtgtggaaaatgttttacagtaaagagtcttctgaaaactcatgaaaggattcacacaggggagaaaccttttatatgtactgagtgtggaaaatgttttacactaaagactactctgaaaactcatgaaaggattcacacaggagaaaagcctttcacatgtacagaatgtgggagatgtttcacatctAAAGGAAGCCTTATGTATCACGAAAAGACCCACACAgaggaaaaacctttcacatgtaatgagtgtgggaaatgtttcacatccaagggaagtctcatatctcatgaaaagacccacacaggggagaaaccttttacatgtaatgagtgtgggaaatgtttcacatccaagggaagtctcatatctcatgaaaagacccacacaggggagaaaccttttacatgtaatgagtgtgggagatgtttTGCAGAAAAGagaagtctgaaaactcatgaaaggattcacacgggGGAAAAACCTTTCACTTGTACTGAGTGTGGaagaagttttacacaaataaataatctaaaaactcatgaaaggattcacccAGGACAAAAAACTttcacatgtgcagagtgtgggagatgtttcacatctAAAGGAGCCCTTATGTATcacaaaaagacccacacaggggagaaacctttcacatgtaatgagtgtgggagatgtttcacatccaagggaagtctcatatctcatgaaaagacccacacaggggTGAAACCTTTTAcatgtaatgagtgtgggagatgtttcacatccAAGGCAAATCTAATATCTCatgaaaagacccacacaggggagaaaccttttaCATGTAATGAGTGTGAGAGATGTTTCACATCTAAAGGATCCCTTATGTATcacaaaaagacccacacaggggagaaacctttcacatgtaatgagtgtgggagaCATTTCACATTCAAGGTAAATCTAATATCTCatgaaaagacccacacaggggagaaaccttttaCATGTAATGAGTGTGAGAGATGTTTCACATCTAAAGGAGCCCTTATGTATcacaaaaagacccacacaggggagaaacctttcacatgtaatgagtgtgggagatgtttcacatccaagggaaatctcatatctcatgaaaagacccacacaggggagaaaccttttacatgtaatgagtgtgggaaacgttttacagaaaagagaaatctgaaaactcatgaaaggattcacacaggggaaaaacctttCACTTGTACTGAGTGTGGAAGAAGTTTTACAGAAATAAGTCatctaaaaactcatgaaaggattcacacaggataA